The Montipora foliosa isolate CH-2021 chromosome 1, ASM3666993v2, whole genome shotgun sequence genome has a window encoding:
- the LOC138004048 gene encoding ubiquitin-conjugating enzyme E2 T-like translates to MQRSTRMERELNILTKEPPPGISCWMINDEIDKLEAEIQGSDGTPYSGGSFRLEINVPERYPFYPPKVRFVTKIYHPNIDGNGRICLDTLQMPPKGAWKPALNISTVLTSIQLLMAEPNPDDPLVPEISEEFKYNRPQFVQKAKEWTQQYAIGHKITAASGKKSSFGSPEEIVESSDSADDSSDEENEAHPPPGVKRVSTSPPPPPRECKVLKQINT, encoded by the exons ATGCAAAGATCTACTCGTATGGAGCGGGAACTTAACATTCTTACCAAGGAACCTCCGCCTGGGATTTCGTGTTGGATgattaatgatgaaattgaCAAACTTGAAGCAG AAATTCAAGGTTCTGACGGAACACCTTACAGTGGTGGCTCGTTTAGGCTTGAAATTAATGTTCCTGAGAG aTATCCATTCTATCCTCCGAAAGTCCGCTTTGTGACGAAAATCTATCATCCCAACATTGATGGAAATGGACGGATTTGCCTTGATACCCTTCAAATGCCTCCAAAG GGAGCATGGAAGCCAGCATTAAATATTTCAACAGTGCTTACTTCGATACAGCTTCTGATGGCAGAACCCAACCCCGATGATCCTCTTGTGCCGGAAATt TCTGAagaattcaaatacaatagacCACAGTTTgttcaaaaagcaaaagaatGGACTCAGCAATATGCAATAGGCCACAAAATAACAGCTGCCTCTGGAAAG AAATCTTCATTTGGGTCACCTGAAGAAATTGTTGAAAGCAGTGACTCAGCTGATGACAGTAGTGATGAAGAAAATGAAGCGCATCCCCCTCCTGGTGTCAAGAGGGTGTCCACCtcaccaccccctcccccaagGGAGTGCAAAGTACTCAAACAGATCAATACATAG